Proteins co-encoded in one Stomoxys calcitrans chromosome 5, idStoCalc2.1, whole genome shotgun sequence genomic window:
- the LOC106080937 gene encoding alpha N-terminal protein methyltransferase 1 gives MEETREKTDMQQNGKLQDLMATTSEKEFYVKAQKYWSEVPATVNGMLGGLGYINAVDVEGSTKFLRELRIKDMHKKYALDCGAGIGRVTKNLLMPLFEKVDLVEQDPTFAERAREYCTTDMGSTLGYPKRLGEIYNVGLQEFTPSSKKYDVVWSQWVLGHLTDEDLLQFFKRLKNCLTDDGLFVMKENVTSSNKTELDEADSSVTRPLKTYEKFLKQTGYRIVKMTKQPNLPKGLYPVYMIASQPLTQNE, from the coding sequence ATGGAGGAAACACGAGAGAAGACTGACATGcaacaaaatggaaaattacAAGATTTAATGGCGACAACCTCAGAGAAAGAGTTCTATGTCAAAGCACAAAAATACTGGTCAGAAGTTCCCGCAACTGTAAATGGAATGTTGGGTGGTTTGGGTTACATCAATGCAGTCGATGTTGAAGGCTCTACAAAGTTCTTGCGCGAGCTACGAATAAAGGATATGCACAAAAAATATGCCCTGGATTGTGGAGCTGGTATAGGGCGCGTCACCAAGAATTTACTAATGCCCCTTTTTGAAAAAGTAGATCTTGTTGAGCAAGATCCCACATTTGCCGAACGAGCTCGGGAGTATTGTACAACTGATATGGGTTCAACACTTGGCTACCCCAAGCGTCTAGGCGAGATTTATAATGTTGGTCTTCAAGAATTTACACCAAGTTCCAAGAAATACGATGTCGTTTGGTCTCAATGGGTCTTGGGCCACTTGACTGATGAGGatcttttgcaattttttaagcGCCTTAAAAATTGTTTGACGGACGACGGCTTATTTGTTATGAAAGAGAATGTAACATCATCAAATAAAACAGAATTGGATGAAGCCGATTCTTCGGTAACAAGACCCTTAAAGACCTATGAAAAATTCCTAAAACAAACGGGTTATCGCATTGTGAAAATGACAAAACAACCTAATTTACCCAAAGGTTTATATCCAGTGTATATGATAGCCAGTCAACCACTCACACAAAACGAATAA